A window of Hymenobacter aerilatus contains these coding sequences:
- a CDS encoding ferritin-like domain-containing protein translates to MSNIIKPDDTGTALSKPLYVPIKRRSFFMYAGATAGVTALALAGCNDDNNNNPNYIDVGAGDVGVLNYAYALEQLEAAFYAQVLTGGYFTAAGTPEAEKQIFRDLALHEKIHVDFFKQAISGANATPLKDLTPDFSSINFGERASVLNAAKTFEDLGVAAYNGAGQYIQNAAYLTIAGKIVSVEARHAALIRDLITFNSFVADDVVDFSLTSATARQEKSKSPTEVLNAANMYLADGSKLSASSLQ, encoded by the coding sequence ATGTCCAACATTATCAAACCCGACGACACCGGTACTGCTCTCTCCAAGCCGCTGTACGTCCCCATCAAGCGTCGTTCTTTCTTCATGTATGCCGGGGCTACGGCGGGCGTAACGGCTCTGGCACTGGCTGGCTGCAACGACGATAATAACAATAATCCGAATTATATCGATGTCGGTGCGGGCGATGTAGGCGTGCTGAACTACGCTTATGCACTAGAACAGTTGGAAGCTGCTTTTTATGCTCAGGTGCTGACCGGTGGCTACTTCACTGCCGCAGGCACCCCCGAAGCCGAGAAGCAGATCTTTCGAGACTTGGCTTTGCATGAGAAGATCCACGTTGACTTCTTCAAACAGGCCATTTCAGGTGCCAATGCCACGCCCTTGAAGGACCTAACCCCGGACTTTTCTTCTATCAACTTCGGCGAACGGGCTAGTGTGCTGAATGCAGCTAAAACGTTTGAGGACTTGGGAGTAGCCGCCTACAATGGTGCTGGCCAGTATATTCAGAATGCCGCCTACCTCACCATTGCCGGCAAGATTGTATCAGTAGAGGCGCGCCACGCAGCCCTGATTCGTGACCTGATTACCTTCAACTCTTTCGTGGCCGACGATGTAGTGGATTTCAGCCTAACGAGTGCTACTGCCCGACAGGAGAAGTCAAAATCTCCCACTGAGGTGCTGAATGCGGCCAACATGTATCTGGCCGACGGCTCTAAGTTGAGCGCTAGCAGCCTACAGTAA
- a CDS encoding ferritin-like domain-containing protein has protein sequence MDLFKIISDIEKVDPEVYARFDTRRRAFKHISGLGKAVTAATLPAMLGTMFNKAYGQSTALSPEIVQTLNLALQLEYLERYYYQRGLDTPNLIPAADVPAITIIRDDEIGHINAIRTVLGSQAINDPTAAAFDYTAGGRLTPFANAASFYGTAQAFVDTGVRAYKGGAPNLMGNKTILTAALNIHSVEARHSSHIRLLRRGGVGAQADLADLSNKPKSWISGNDNGGPVPAVTAPVYGQGSNANFPAESNVTHANINVQTSSTPPAGLTITPAAASEAFDEPLDADAVKAIARNFRSAVGVTAGLFS, from the coding sequence ATGGATTTATTTAAAATTATATCTGACATCGAAAAAGTAGACCCTGAGGTCTATGCTCGTTTTGATACCCGCCGGCGCGCTTTTAAGCATATCTCGGGTCTGGGCAAAGCCGTAACGGCTGCTACCCTACCAGCTATGTTGGGTACTATGTTTAATAAGGCCTACGGTCAGAGCACTGCGCTTTCTCCCGAAATTGTGCAGACGCTAAATCTAGCGTTGCAGTTGGAGTACTTAGAGCGCTATTACTACCAGCGTGGCCTGGATACCCCCAATCTCATTCCGGCCGCCGATGTGCCCGCCATCACCATCATTCGCGATGATGAGATAGGCCACATCAACGCGATTCGGACTGTGCTCGGCAGCCAAGCTATTAACGACCCTACCGCTGCTGCATTCGACTATACCGCCGGGGGGCGCCTCACTCCTTTTGCTAACGCCGCCAGCTTCTACGGCACGGCCCAGGCATTTGTAGATACCGGCGTACGTGCTTATAAAGGAGGCGCGCCAAATCTGATGGGTAACAAAACGATTCTAACAGCTGCACTCAATATTCACTCTGTAGAAGCTCGTCACTCCTCGCACATCCGGCTGCTACGCCGGGGCGGGGTAGGCGCTCAGGCTGATTTGGCTGATCTGAGCAACAAGCCCAAAAGCTGGATTTCCGGTAACGATAATGGAGGTCCGGTACCGGCTGTAACGGCTCCGGTGTACGGACAAGGCTCCAACGCCAATTTCCCTGCTGAAAGCAACGTTACGCATGCCAATATCAACGTGCAAACCTCTTCCACTCCACCTGCCGGCCTCACGATTACGCCAGCAGCAGCTTCGGAAGCCTTCGATGAACCGCTGGATGCAGATGCAGTAAAAGCTATTGCTCGCAACTTCCGCTCGGCAGTTGGTGTGACGGCCGGCCTGTTCAGCTAG
- a CDS encoding ferritin-like domain-containing protein translates to MSNIIKPGEDETGFTKPLYAPIKRRSFFMYAGATAGVTALALAGCNDDNNNSMPGMVDLGSGDTGILNYAYALEQLEAAFYTQVVAGTYFSSASAAEKSVFTDLRDHEVIHRELFKAALAGGAIKALTPDFSSINFADRTSVLNAAKAFEDLGVAAYNGAGRYISSDDYLTLAGKIVSVEARHAALIRDLISNGTFIGTDIINSDGLEMSKTPTEVATIANTFLADGSKVSGTNLPK, encoded by the coding sequence ATGTCCAACATCATCAAACCCGGCGAAGACGAGACAGGCTTCACCAAGCCCTTGTACGCTCCCATTAAGCGCCGCTCTTTCTTTATGTACGCCGGGGCTACGGCGGGCGTAACGGCTCTGGCATTGGCCGGCTGCAACGACGACAACAACAACTCAATGCCCGGCATGGTCGATCTGGGCTCGGGTGACACGGGTATTCTGAACTATGCGTATGCTCTAGAGCAGCTGGAGGCTGCTTTCTACACGCAAGTAGTAGCTGGCACCTATTTTTCCAGTGCTTCAGCTGCTGAGAAATCTGTTTTCACCGATCTGCGCGACCATGAAGTGATTCACCGTGAGCTATTTAAAGCTGCTCTAGCGGGCGGTGCCATCAAGGCATTAACGCCGGATTTCTCGTCTATCAATTTTGCAGACCGTACTAGCGTACTCAATGCCGCGAAGGCTTTTGAAGACTTGGGGGTAGCAGCCTACAACGGAGCTGGCCGCTATATCTCGTCGGACGACTACCTGACGCTGGCCGGTAAGATTGTATCGGTAGAGGCACGGCACGCAGCACTGATTCGGGACTTGATATCGAATGGCACCTTCATAGGTACCGATATCATCAACTCCGATGGTCTGGAAATGTCGAAAACGCCTACTGAGGTAGCAACCATTGCCAATACCTTCTTGGCGGATGGCTCGAAAGTAAGCGGCACTAATTTGCCTAAATAA